The Bacillus spongiae region AGAAAAAATCCTGCGAAACTTCAACAGGATTGTTAATTATACTCTATTAAGGTCAACGTAGGTTCTTGCCAACATAGCTGTTAAATCAAGAAAGTACTATCCATTAAGACTGTGAATCATCAATTTTAGTAGTAATCCATAAAAGTATAATATCCCATCATTACTAGTGCTAATTCATGATTTCGTAAAACATGAGAATTTTTTATTTATGGAAGGAGTATTGATTAATCTTCCAAATGTGATTCGAATACTCTTCTATTGTTCTGTCACTTGAAAAATAACCTGAATTAGCAATATTTTCGATACTCATCTTCCACCATTTTTCAGGCTTTTGAAAGGTTGCATCTACTTCTTGGTGAATATCAATATAGGATGCAAAGTCCCTTAGTACAAAATAATAATCATTTTCAACCAATAGAGAATCAAAAATCGGTTCAAATTCAGATTCATCTTCAGAAAAGAAACCATTTACAAGCTGGTTTACAACCGTATGAATTCGTTCGTCTAAATGGTAATATTCCATCGAAGAATATCCACCTTGCGAATAATACCTTAATACCTCTTCAGCAGATAGGCCAAAAATAAAAATGTTCTCTTTTCCTGCCCTCTCCAAAATTTCAATATTCGCTCCATCTAGCGTACCAACGGTTAGTGCACCATTCATCATAAATTTCATATTTCCCGTTCCCGAGGCTTCTTTGCTTGCAGTTGAAATTTGTTCACTAACGTCAGCTGCTGGAAAGATTTCTTCTGCTACGGACACTCGATAATTCTCTAAAAAAATGATTTTGATTTTTTCTTTAACCATCGGGTCTGCATTTACTTTCTTTGATACGCTATGAATTAATTTAATAATCTTTTTTGCATAATAATAACCAGGTGAAGCCTTTGCTCCAAAAATAAATGTCCTTGGTAGCATATTGTACGTAGGATCTTCTTTTAAACGGTTATATAAATACATAATATGAAGTACATTTAACAACTGGCGTTTATACGCATGCAGCCGCTTAACTTGAACATCAAAGATTGAGTTAATATCCACAACAATCCCATTTTGTTGATAAATGCGATGAGCTAATTTTTCTTTCTTCACCCTTCTAACTTTTGCCAATTCTTGTTGAAAAGAACTGTCACTAGAAAATGCATGAAGCTTCGTTAAATGATCAGGTGATCGAATCCATTCAGAGCCGATTGTTTCAGTAATTAACTGAGCTAACTCTGGGTTTGCCTTTAACAGCCACCTTCTATGTGTAATCCCATTTGTTTTACTATTAAATTTCTCTGGACTGAATTGATAAAATAAATTCATCTCTCTCTTTTTTAATATTTCTGAATGTATTTTGGCAACACCATTTACACTGAAGCTTCCTGCAATCGCTAGATGAGCCATTTTTACTTCACCGTGAGCAATAATGGCCATCTTTTCTATTCGATCCCATTCATTCGGGTATGATTGCCACAATTGATGACAATAGCGTTCATTTATTTCATTAACTATTGAATAAATACGTGGTAATAACGGCTGAAAAATACGGACAGGCCACGTTTCAAGTGCTTCAGACAAGGTGGTGTGATTTGTATAACAGAATGTTTTCGTGACAATATACCATGCATCATCCCAGTTCATTTTATACTCATCTAGCAATAACCGCATTAATTCAGGGATCGCTAAAACAGGGTGTGTATCATTTATGTGGATTACAACGTATTCCGGTAGCTTCAATAAGTCGTCATTTTTTGTAAGATATGAATCAACGATTGTACGTATACTTGCACATACTAAAAAATACTGTTGTTTCAATCGAAGTATTTTACCTTCATCATGGGTATCATCTGGATATAAAAACTCTGTAATGGCCTCAGTATCTCTTTTGTATTTCATCATGTCTTTATGAGGTTGGTAGCGTGCAGGCTCTGCACTCCATAATCTTAATGTGTTTACAGTTGAATTCTTATATCCCACTACAGGATTATCATAAGGGACAGCACTTACATATTCTGCGTCTCTATGCTCAAACCGAAGATTTCCCTGATCGTCAACAAATGATTCAACCCTTCCCCAAAATGGGACATTTACAGTCAAATCTGGCTTTCTTACTTCCCATACGTGCCCGTGTCTTAACCACTGTTCAGGTAATTCAACTTGATAGCCTTCAACAATTTTCTGTTCAAATAATCCATGCTTGTATCGAATTCCACTTCCATGCCCAGGAAGATCAAGAGAAGCCAATGAGTCAAGAAAGCAAGCAGCTAGCCGACCTAATCCTCCGTTTCCTAATCCAGCATCCGACTCAATTTCTTCTAAATCATCTAAAGTAATACCTAAATCTTGTAAACCATCTTTTACAATTTCATAGATTCCTAAATTAATAAGGTTTTGACCTAATAGCCGACCGAGTAGGAATTCAATTGATAAGTAATACATTTGTTTTTGATTTTGAAGTCGATAATGCTCATTAGTATGAATCCAGTTCATACTAATATACTCTCTTATCATATTCCCTAATGTATGAAATTGGTCACGCTTCGTTGTATGAGGAAACGGTTTTCCATAGCTCATCTCTAGTCTTTTTAAAAATGCTTCTTTGAAATCAGTTTTATCAGAAAACATGACTCTCACTCCTAGATATGAGCTCCGCATAGAGCTGATTATATTTATAAGCAGACTGTGCCCAACTATTATCAAGTCTCATTGCTTGTTTAACAATTTTTTGCCACTTCTCTGGCTTATGATAATAATACAGTGCTCTGCGATATGTATAGAGCATGTCATGTGCATTAAAGTGGCTAAATGAGAAACCGTATCCCTCTTCTGTTTCTTCATTAAATGATTTCACCGTATCATTTAATCCACCTGTTTCACGAACTATTGGGAGTGTACCATATTTCATCGCAATCATTTGTCCTAAGCCGCATGGTTCAAATTTCGATGGCATCATAAACAAATCTGCACCTGCGTAAATACGGTGTGCTCGACTCTCATCAAAGCCAATATGAGCTCTTACTTTCTCTGGATAATCTCTTTCCATCTGACGGAAAAATTGTTCAAATTCATACTCACCGGAACCTAATAACACCCATTGAATATCTT contains the following coding sequences:
- a CDS encoding glycogen/starch/alpha-glucan phosphorylase — translated: MFSDKTDFKEAFLKRLEMSYGKPFPHTTKRDQFHTLGNMIREYISMNWIHTNEHYRLQNQKQMYYLSIEFLLGRLLGQNLINLGIYEIVKDGLQDLGITLDDLEEIESDAGLGNGGLGRLAACFLDSLASLDLPGHGSGIRYKHGLFEQKIVEGYQVELPEQWLRHGHVWEVRKPDLTVNVPFWGRVESFVDDQGNLRFEHRDAEYVSAVPYDNPVVGYKNSTVNTLRLWSAEPARYQPHKDMMKYKRDTEAITEFLYPDDTHDEGKILRLKQQYFLVCASIRTIVDSYLTKNDDLLKLPEYVVIHINDTHPVLAIPELMRLLLDEYKMNWDDAWYIVTKTFCYTNHTTLSEALETWPVRIFQPLLPRIYSIVNEINERYCHQLWQSYPNEWDRIEKMAIIAHGEVKMAHLAIAGSFSVNGVAKIHSEILKKREMNLFYQFSPEKFNSKTNGITHRRWLLKANPELAQLITETIGSEWIRSPDHLTKLHAFSSDSSFQQELAKVRRVKKEKLAHRIYQQNGIVVDINSIFDVQVKRLHAYKRQLLNVLHIMYLYNRLKEDPTYNMLPRTFIFGAKASPGYYYAKKIIKLIHSVSKKVNADPMVKEKIKIIFLENYRVSVAEEIFPAADVSEQISTASKEASGTGNMKFMMNGALTVGTLDGANIEILERAGKENIFIFGLSAEEVLRYYSQGGYSSMEYYHLDERIHTVVNQLVNGFFSEDESEFEPIFDSLLVENDYYFVLRDFASYIDIHQEVDATFQKPEKWWKMSIENIANSGYFSSDRTIEEYSNHIWKINQYSFHK